The Streptomyces cynarae genome contains a region encoding:
- a CDS encoding AMP-binding protein, which produces MDTASAAGTASATDTASRASAEAPSAVPTAHRDTFARDRLPPREQWPELRFDLPELCYPERLNAAVELLDRTAPDRPAFRTADGDVWTYGQLRTRVDRIAHALTSRLGVVPGNRVLLRGPTTPWLAACWLAVLKAGAIAVTVLAQQRPHELRTMCDIARVGHALCDVRVVDDLVKADVPGLRITPYGGDAPDDLLRLPVPEEPYAPVDTAADDVALIAFTSGTTGRPKGCMHFHRDLLAIADTFSRHILRPRPDDVFAGSPPLGFTFGLGGLVVFPLRAGASALLLEQAGPRQLLPAIAEHRVSVLFTAPTAYRAMLDELDAYDTASLRRCVSAGENLPEATWRVWHERTGLRIVNGIGATELLHIFISAADDRIRPGTTGLPVPGWHARVQDADGVPVPDGEPGLLAVRGPVGCRYLADPRQREYVRGGWNITGDTYVREPDGYFRYVARADDMIISAGYNIAGPEVEDALLRHPDVVETAVVGRPDEVRGQVVVAYAVLREGARRDPEALRAFLTSELAPYKCPREFVFLDALPRTATGKLQRFRLRADADPVPVRGDHE; this is translated from the coding sequence ATGGACACGGCGAGCGCCGCAGGCACCGCGAGCGCCACGGACACCGCGAGCCGGGCGTCGGCCGAGGCTCCGTCGGCGGTCCCCACCGCCCACCGCGACACCTTCGCCCGTGACCGTCTCCCGCCCCGCGAGCAGTGGCCCGAGCTCCGCTTCGACCTGCCCGAGCTGTGCTACCCCGAACGGCTGAACGCCGCGGTCGAGCTGCTCGATCGCACCGCCCCCGACCGCCCGGCGTTCCGCACGGCGGACGGCGACGTGTGGACGTACGGACAGCTCCGCACCCGTGTCGACCGCATCGCGCACGCGCTCACCTCCCGTCTCGGGGTCGTCCCCGGCAACCGTGTCCTGCTGCGCGGCCCCACCACCCCCTGGCTCGCCGCCTGCTGGCTGGCGGTCCTGAAGGCGGGCGCGATCGCCGTCACGGTGCTCGCCCAGCAGCGCCCGCACGAGCTGCGCACGATGTGCGACATCGCCCGGGTCGGCCACGCCCTGTGCGACGTCCGTGTGGTGGACGACCTGGTGAAGGCCGACGTGCCCGGGCTGCGCATCACCCCGTACGGCGGCGACGCCCCTGACGACCTGCTGCGTCTGCCGGTGCCCGAGGAGCCGTACGCACCGGTGGACACGGCGGCCGACGACGTGGCGCTGATCGCCTTCACCTCCGGCACCACGGGCCGCCCGAAGGGGTGCATGCACTTCCACCGCGACCTGCTCGCCATCGCGGACACCTTCTCGCGGCACATCCTGCGCCCGCGCCCCGACGACGTCTTCGCGGGCAGTCCCCCGCTCGGCTTCACCTTCGGGCTCGGCGGACTCGTCGTCTTCCCGCTGCGGGCCGGCGCGAGCGCCCTACTGCTCGAACAGGCGGGCCCCAGGCAGCTGTTGCCCGCGATCGCCGAGCACCGGGTCTCGGTGTTGTTCACCGCGCCGACCGCCTACCGGGCGATGCTCGACGAGCTGGACGCGTACGACACGGCCTCGCTGCGGCGCTGTGTGTCGGCCGGCGAGAACCTTCCCGAGGCCACCTGGCGGGTCTGGCACGAGCGCACCGGTCTGCGCATCGTCAACGGCATCGGCGCCACCGAGCTGCTGCACATCTTCATCTCGGCGGCGGACGACCGGATCCGGCCGGGAACCACGGGGCTTCCGGTCCCGGGGTGGCACGCGCGCGTGCAGGACGCCGACGGCGTGCCCGTACCGGACGGCGAGCCCGGACTGCTCGCGGTGCGCGGACCGGTCGGCTGCCGCTATCTCGCCGATCCACGGCAGCGGGAGTACGTCCGGGGCGGCTGGAACATCACCGGCGACACCTACGTCCGCGAGCCCGACGGCTACTTCCGCTATGTGGCCCGCGCCGACGACATGATCATCTCCGCTGGGTACAACATCGCCGGACCCGAGGTCGAGGACGCCCTGCTGCGCCATCCGGACGTGGTCGAGACGGCGGTCGTCGGGCGGCCCGACGAGGTGCGCGGGCAGGTCGTGGTGGCGTATGCGGTCCTCAGGGAGGGCGCGCGGCGCGACCCGGAGGCGCTGCGCGCCTTCCTGACCTCGGAGCTGGCGCCGTACAAGTGCCCGCGCGAGTTCGTCTTCCTGGACGCGCTGCCGCGCACGGCGACGGGCAAGCTCCAGCGGTTCCGGCTGCGCGCGGACGCCGACCCGGTGCCCGTGCGAGGTGATCATGAGTGA
- a CDS encoding acyl-CoA dehydrogenase family protein, translating into MTAFSLDPAQLAWRAELRTLAGQRLRPLAEKGEPGRVNRALVTELGRLGLLDRLFTSGALELCLMRESLAYACTEAETALALQGLGAHPVHAYGTPAQRARWLPGVRAGTTVAAFALTEPDAGSDAAALSLAAEADGPSGWRLTGEKCWISNAPEADFYTVFARTAPGAGARGVTAFLVPADRPGLTGTPLEMLSPHPIGTLAFDAVPVTEDDLLGEADRGFRVAMGTLNLFRPSVGAFAVGMAQAALDAALAHTAARDAFGGRLKDLQAVSHQVAEMALRTEAARLMVYSAATAYDEGAPDVPKRAAMAKLLATETAQYVVDAAVQLHGARALRRGHLLEHLYREVRAPRIYEGASEVQRGIVAKELYATVEAP; encoded by the coding sequence ATGACCGCATTCTCGCTCGACCCCGCCCAGCTGGCCTGGCGTGCGGAGCTGCGCACCCTGGCCGGGCAACGGCTGCGTCCGCTCGCCGAGAAGGGCGAGCCCGGCCGCGTGAACCGCGCCCTCGTCACCGAACTCGGCCGACTCGGTCTGCTCGACCGGCTGTTCACCTCCGGGGCCCTGGAACTGTGTCTGATGCGGGAGTCTCTGGCGTACGCCTGCACCGAGGCGGAGACGGCCCTCGCCCTGCAAGGGCTCGGCGCCCATCCCGTGCACGCCTACGGGACACCGGCCCAGCGCGCCCGCTGGCTGCCCGGCGTCCGGGCCGGCACCACGGTCGCCGCCTTCGCGCTGACCGAGCCGGACGCGGGGTCGGACGCGGCGGCGCTGTCCCTCGCGGCCGAAGCCGACGGGCCCTCCGGGTGGCGGCTCACCGGTGAGAAGTGCTGGATCTCCAACGCCCCGGAGGCCGACTTCTACACCGTCTTCGCCCGCACCGCCCCCGGCGCGGGCGCCCGCGGTGTGACCGCGTTCCTCGTCCCCGCCGACCGCCCCGGCCTGACCGGCACCCCCCTCGAGATGCTCTCGCCGCACCCCATCGGCACGCTCGCCTTCGACGCGGTGCCCGTGACCGAGGACGACCTGCTCGGCGAGGCCGACCGCGGCTTCCGGGTCGCCATGGGCACCCTCAACCTCTTCCGCCCCAGCGTCGGCGCGTTCGCGGTCGGCATGGCACAGGCCGCCCTCGACGCGGCCCTCGCCCACACCGCCGCGAGGGACGCCTTCGGCGGTCGCCTCAAGGACCTCCAGGCGGTCTCCCACCAGGTCGCCGAGATGGCCCTGCGCACCGAGGCGGCCCGTCTCATGGTCTACTCGGCCGCGACGGCGTACGACGAAGGCGCCCCGGACGTCCCGAAGCGGGCCGCCATGGCGAAGCTGCTCGCCACCGAGACCGCGCAGTACGTCGTCGACGCCGCCGTCCAGCTGCACGGCGCCCGCGCACTGCGCCGCGGCCACCTCCTCGAACACCTCTACCGTGAGGTGCGCGCACCCCGGATCTACGAGGGCGCGAGCGAGGTGCAACGCGGCATCGTCGCCAAGGAGTTGTACGCCACCGTGGAGGCCCCGTGA
- a CDS encoding RidA family protein, translating to MTSERVNPPGLSPAKGFSHAVVATGTRVVFLAGQTALDGDGKVVGDTLPEQFERALANLLTALRAADGTPADLARVTVYATDVADYRAHAPELGRIWRRLAGRDYPAMAVVGTTRLWDEQALVELDGFAVLP from the coding sequence GTGACCAGTGAGCGCGTCAACCCGCCCGGCCTCTCCCCGGCCAAGGGCTTCTCGCACGCGGTCGTCGCCACCGGCACCCGCGTCGTCTTCCTGGCGGGCCAGACCGCCCTCGACGGCGACGGCAAGGTGGTCGGCGACACGCTCCCCGAGCAGTTCGAGCGCGCCCTCGCCAACCTGCTCACCGCCCTGCGCGCCGCCGACGGCACCCCCGCCGACCTCGCCCGCGTCACCGTCTACGCCACCGACGTGGCCGACTACCGCGCGCACGCCCCCGAACTGGGCCGCATCTGGCGGCGGCTGGCGGGCCGTGACTACCCCGCGATGGCCGTCGTGGGGACCACGCGCCTGTGGGACGAGCAGGCGCTAGTGGAACTGGACGGCTTCGCCGTGCTCCCGTAG
- a CDS encoding alpha/beta fold hydrolase — translation MPEITLTAGPVAYEDTGGDGPVVVLLHGLVHDHTVWRKVMADLRADHRVIAPTLPYGAHRRPMHRPPTPDLVNDLIAEFLDHLDLRDVTLVESDCGRAQTVAARHPERLARLVLISCEAFDNYPPGAPGKMIGLACAVPGGVPLMVRGLGWKPLRRLPVGIGALTKYPVPDEIVDGWLRPLRTDKAIRRDFRHYGTHVRRTELLEAAQALKTFDRPALVVWATEDLMMPREHGRRLAELLPKGRLMEIDDSRTLIAEDQPERLAAVLREFIGTT, via the coding sequence ATGCCCGAGATCACGCTGACCGCAGGCCCCGTCGCCTACGAGGACACGGGCGGCGACGGCCCGGTCGTGGTCCTGCTGCACGGCCTGGTGCACGACCACACCGTCTGGCGCAAGGTGATGGCCGATCTGCGCGCCGACCACCGGGTGATCGCACCGACCCTGCCGTACGGCGCCCACCGCAGGCCCATGCACCGGCCGCCCACACCGGACCTCGTGAACGACCTGATCGCCGAGTTCCTGGACCACCTCGACCTGCGGGACGTCACCCTGGTGGAGAGCGACTGCGGAAGGGCCCAGACGGTGGCCGCGCGGCACCCCGAGCGTCTGGCCCGCCTGGTCCTCATCTCCTGCGAGGCCTTCGACAACTACCCGCCGGGCGCGCCCGGAAAGATGATCGGACTGGCCTGTGCCGTGCCCGGCGGTGTTCCGCTCATGGTCCGCGGCCTGGGCTGGAAACCCCTGCGCCGGCTGCCCGTCGGCATCGGTGCGCTGACCAAGTACCCGGTACCGGACGAGATCGTGGACGGCTGGCTGCGGCCCCTGCGCACCGACAAGGCCATCCGGCGCGACTTCCGCCACTACGGGACCCACGTCCGCAGGACCGAACTCCTGGAGGCCGCCCAGGCATTGAAGACGTTCGACCGGCCTGCGCTCGTCGTCTGGGCGACCGAGGACCTGATGATGCCCCGTGAACACGGCCGGAGGCTCGCCGAACTCCTGCCGAAAGGGCGGCTGATGGAGATCGACGACTCCCGCACCCTGATCGCCGAGGACCAGCCCGAGCGCCTCGCGGCGGTCCTGCGCGAGTTCATCGGCACGACCTGA
- a CDS encoding DUF6299 family protein, which translates to MILRQVVGTVVGTVLVPAVGAALLLSVAPAAGALAVRSSDEVTVDPTGHLAPDGTITLSGTYRCVGSGGGPVLVSASVSQADPHVSRGVGSTPAVCDGLGHRWTASETRKDAYTTGRAHVEATLVELSGSGLPLPRFHAVRRQDVTLTAG; encoded by the coding sequence ATGATCCTGCGCCAGGTCGTCGGGACGGTCGTCGGGACGGTCCTCGTGCCGGCCGTCGGTGCGGCCCTGCTGCTGTCCGTCGCCCCCGCCGCGGGCGCACTCGCCGTCCGTTCGTCCGACGAGGTGACCGTCGACCCGACCGGACACCTGGCGCCCGACGGCACGATCACCCTCTCCGGCACCTACCGCTGCGTCGGTAGCGGCGGAGGCCCCGTGCTCGTCTCCGCCTCGGTCTCCCAGGCCGACCCCCACGTCAGCCGCGGCGTCGGCAGCACCCCGGCGGTCTGTGACGGCCTCGGGCACCGCTGGACCGCCTCCGAGACCCGCAAGGACGCTTACACCACGGGCCGGGCGCACGTCGAGGCCACCCTGGTGGAACTGAGCGGGTCCGGCCTCCCGCTGCCCCGCTTCCACGCGGTCCGCCGACAGGACGTCACCCTGACCGCGGGATGA
- the rpsN gene encoding 30S ribosomal protein S14, producing the protein MRLPPARAGRDGRPGRRKSRPTVRKPLIRSTQPGHVQSTDGDGDRAAAQRELRRQPRDASATRLRNRDSVDGRPRGHLRAFGLSRIRVREMAHAGEVPGVTKSSW; encoded by the coding sequence ATCCGTCTCCCGCCGGCCCGCGCCGGGCGCGACGGCCGGCCAGGCAGGAGGAAGAGCCGTCCGACCGTACGAAAACCCTTGATCCGGTCGACGCAGCCGGGTCACGTCCAGAGCACCGACGGTGACGGAGACCGCGCCGCCGCCCAGAGGGAACTGCGCCGACAGCCCCGCGACGCCAGCGCCACCCGCCTGCGCAACCGCGACTCCGTGGACGGGCGCCCCCGCGGCCATCTGCGTGCCTTCGGCCTGTCCCGCATCCGCGTACGCGAGATGGCCCACGCGGGCGAGGTCCCCGGCGTGACCAAGAGCAGTTGGTGA
- a CDS encoding SCO5389 family protein: MSLDVSPQLLAEAENGEVREQDFVETVRTSLPYAYDLIARLADELRSGTAEFADNQTPPPSEKERGQLLRALSSDAIRGSLERHFGIALAFQNCHRVAAFPPEARGGETHTRFTSLRSQILNQSPEFRDC; the protein is encoded by the coding sequence ATGTCACTCGACGTCTCCCCGCAGCTGCTCGCCGAAGCCGAGAACGGCGAGGTGCGGGAGCAGGACTTCGTGGAAACGGTCCGTACGTCCCTGCCGTACGCCTACGACCTCATCGCCCGCCTGGCGGACGAACTGCGCTCCGGCACGGCAGAGTTCGCCGACAACCAGACCCCGCCGCCCTCCGAGAAGGAGCGCGGCCAGCTGCTGCGTGCTCTGTCCAGCGACGCGATCCGGGGCAGCCTGGAACGCCACTTCGGCATCGCCCTCGCCTTCCAGAACTGCCACCGCGTGGCCGCCTTCCCTCCCGAGGCGCGCGGCGGCGAAACGCACACCCGCTTCACCTCCCTGCGCTCGCAGATCCTCAACCAGTCACCGGAGTTCCGCGACTGCTGA
- a CDS encoding ATP-binding protein — MRVAFVGKGGSGKTTLSALFSRHLAHSGAPVVAVDGDINQHLAHTLGLDEDEVFAAPPLSARTGEIKEYLRGTNPRIPSREAMVKTTPPGRGSRLLRLLGDDEIHSHHVQEVAGVPLMVTGAFDESDLGVACYHSKLGAVELYLNHLVDGPGEYVVVDMTAGADAFASGLFTRFDVTFLVVEPTRKSVSVYRQYRDHAAEFGIPVAVVGNKVTGEDDLLFLKEHVGEDLLAHCEQSSYVRAQEQGRSHGELELHNTRTLDRLRAAVDARPKDWAAFQKHAVYFHLRNAAAWADEVTGQDLAAQVDPEFQHGPTALAALA, encoded by the coding sequence ATGCGCGTTGCCTTCGTCGGCAAGGGCGGCAGCGGCAAGACGACCCTGTCGGCCCTCTTCTCCCGTCACCTGGCGCACTCGGGTGCGCCGGTCGTCGCGGTCGACGGCGACATCAACCAGCACCTGGCCCACACTCTCGGCCTCGACGAGGACGAGGTCTTCGCCGCGCCGCCGCTCAGCGCGCGCACGGGCGAGATCAAGGAGTACCTGCGGGGTACGAACCCGCGGATCCCGTCCCGCGAGGCGATGGTGAAGACGACGCCGCCCGGACGCGGCTCCCGGCTGCTGCGGCTGCTCGGCGACGACGAGATCCACAGCCACCACGTCCAGGAGGTCGCAGGCGTCCCGCTCATGGTGACCGGCGCCTTCGACGAGAGCGATCTCGGCGTGGCCTGCTACCACTCCAAACTGGGCGCGGTCGAGCTCTACCTCAACCACCTCGTCGACGGCCCCGGCGAGTACGTCGTCGTCGACATGACCGCCGGCGCCGACGCTTTCGCTTCTGGCCTGTTCACCCGTTTCGACGTGACGTTCCTGGTCGTGGAACCGACCCGCAAGAGCGTCTCGGTGTATCGCCAGTACCGCGACCACGCGGCCGAGTTCGGCATCCCGGTCGCCGTCGTGGGCAACAAGGTCACCGGCGAGGACGACCTGCTCTTCCTCAAGGAGCACGTCGGCGAGGACCTGCTCGCCCACTGCGAGCAGTCCTCCTACGTACGTGCCCAGGAACAGGGCCGCAGCCACGGCGAGCTGGAGCTGCACAACACCCGCACCCTGGACCGGCTGCGCGCGGCTGTGGACGCCCGCCCCAAGGACTGGGCGGCCTTCCAGAAGCACGCCGTGTACTTCCACCTGCGCAACGCCGCCGCCTGGGCCGATGAGGTCACCGGCCAGGACCTCGCCGCCCAGGTCGATCCGGAGTTCCAGCACGGCCCTACAGCCCTGGCCGCCCTCGCCTGA
- a CDS encoding helix-turn-helix domain-containing protein: protein MSDDYLVRIGKLIRVARQHRGLTQAQLAEALGTSQSAVNRIERGNQNLSLEMIARIGDALDSEIVSLGYAGPMHLRVVGGRRLSGAIDVKTSKNACVALLCASLLNKGRTVLRRVARIEEVYRLLEVLTSIGVRTRWINEGVDLEIVPPADLDLDAIDAEAARRTRSIIMFLGPLLHRLDRFKLPYAGGCDLGTRTIEPHMIALRRFGLEVTATEGLYHAVVDRSVSPGRAIVLTERGDTVTENALLAAARHNGVTVIRNASSNYMVQDLCFFLEALGVEVEGIGTTTLTVHGVPNIDVDVDYSPSEDPVEAMSLLAAAVVTESELTVRRVPIEFLEIELAVLEEMGLDHDRSPEYSADNGRTRLVDLTVRPSKLEAPIDKIHPMPFPGLNIDNVPFFAAIAASAQGKTLIHDWVYDNRAIYLTDLNRLGGRLQLLDPHRVLVEGPTRWRAAEMMCPPALRPAVVVLLAMMAAEGTSVLRNVYVINRGYEDLAERLNSVGAQIEIFRDI from the coding sequence ATGTCAGACGACTACCTCGTACGCATCGGCAAGCTCATCCGTGTCGCACGCCAGCACCGTGGCCTGACCCAGGCGCAGCTCGCCGAGGCACTCGGTACCAGTCAGAGCGCCGTCAACCGCATCGAGCGGGGGAACCAGAACCTCAGCCTTGAGATGATCGCCCGCATCGGGGACGCCCTGGACAGCGAGATCGTGTCCCTGGGCTACGCGGGCCCCATGCATCTGCGCGTGGTCGGCGGCCGCCGGCTCTCCGGCGCGATCGACGTCAAGACGAGCAAGAACGCCTGCGTGGCGCTGCTGTGCGCCTCGCTGCTCAACAAGGGGCGCACGGTGCTGCGGCGCGTCGCCCGCATCGAGGAGGTGTACCGCCTGCTGGAGGTGCTCACCTCGATCGGTGTGCGGACCCGGTGGATCAACGAGGGGGTCGATCTGGAGATCGTCCCGCCCGCGGACCTCGACCTGGACGCCATCGACGCCGAGGCCGCCCGCCGTACGCGGTCCATCATCATGTTCCTCGGTCCGCTGCTGCACCGCCTCGACCGCTTCAAGCTGCCGTACGCGGGCGGCTGCGACCTCGGGACGCGCACCATCGAGCCGCACATGATCGCGCTGCGCCGCTTCGGGCTCGAGGTCACCGCCACGGAGGGGCTGTACCACGCGGTGGTGGACCGGTCCGTCTCCCCCGGCCGGGCGATCGTCCTGACCGAGCGCGGCGACACCGTGACCGAGAACGCCCTGCTGGCCGCCGCGCGGCACAACGGCGTCACGGTCATACGCAACGCCTCCTCCAACTACATGGTCCAGGACCTGTGCTTCTTCCTCGAGGCGCTCGGCGTCGAGGTCGAAGGCATCGGCACCACCACACTCACCGTCCACGGCGTGCCGAACATCGACGTCGACGTCGACTACTCGCCCTCCGAGGACCCGGTCGAGGCGATGAGCCTGCTGGCCGCCGCGGTGGTCACCGAGTCCGAACTGACGGTGCGCCGAGTGCCGATCGAGTTCCTGGAGATCGAACTCGCGGTCCTGGAGGAGATGGGCCTCGACCACGACCGGAGCCCCGAGTACTCCGCCGACAACGGCCGCACCCGACTGGTGGACCTCACCGTCCGGCCCTCCAAACTGGAGGCGCCGATCGACAAGATCCACCCGATGCCGTTCCCCGGCCTGAACATCGACAACGTCCCGTTCTTCGCGGCCATCGCGGCCTCCGCGCAGGGCAAGACGCTGATCCACGACTGGGTCTACGACAACCGGGCCATCTACCTGACCGACCTCAACCGCCTGGGCGGGCGCCTGCAGTTGCTCGACCCGCACCGGGTGCTGGTCGAGGGCCCGACCCGCTGGCGCGCCGCCGAGATGATGTGCCCGCCCGCGCTGCGCCCCGCCGTGGTCGTCCTGCTGGCGATGATGGCGGCCGAGGGCACGTCCGTGCTGCGCAACGTGTACGTCATCAACCGCGGCTACGAGGACCTGGCCGAGCGGCTGAACTCGGTGGGGGCGCAGATCGAGATCTTCCGGGACATCTGA
- the acnA gene encoding aconitate hydratase AcnA: MSANSFDARSTLQVGDESYEIFRLDKVEGSARLPYSLKVLLENLLRTEDGANITADHIRALGNWDSQAQPSQEIQFTPARVIMQDFTGVPCVVDLATMREAVKELGGDPAKINPLAPAELVIDHSVIADKFGTNDAFKVNVELEYGRNKERYQFLRWGQTAFDEFKVVPPGTGIVHQVNIEHLARVVMVRDGKAYPDTLVGTDSHTTMVNGLGVLGWGVGGIEAEAAMLGQPVSMLIPRVVGFKLTGELQPGTTATDLVLTITEMLRKHGVVGKFVEFYGEGVAATSLANRATIGNMSPEFGSTAAIFPVDDETLNYLRLTGRSDQQVALVEAYAKQQGLWLDPKAEPDFSEKLELDLSTVVPSIAGPKRPQDRIVLANAAEQFKQDVRNYVDVVDEAGQESFPASDAPAVAPNGAPSNPVPVTAPDGTTYELDHGAVTVAAITSCTNTSNPYVMVAAALVAKKAVEKGLTRKPWVKTTLAPGSKVVTDYFDKAGLTPYLDKVGFNLVGYGCTTCIGNSGPLPEEVSKAVNDHDLAVTSVLSGNRNFEGRINPDVKMNYLASPPLVVAYAIAGSMKVDITKEALGADQDGNPVYLKDIWPSEAEVNDVVANAIGEDMFSKSYSDVFAGDAQWQSLPVPTGNTFEWDPESTYVRKPPYFEGMGMEPAPVEDITGARVLAKLGDSVTTDHISPAGAIKADTPAGKYLTEHGVERRDFNSYGSRRGNHEVMIRGTFANIRLRNQIAPGTEGGYTRDFTQDGGPVSFIYDASQNYQAAGIPLVVLAGKEYGSGSSRDWAAKGTALLGVKAVIAESYERIHRSNLIGMGVLPLQFPEGQSAASLGLTGEETFSITGVTELNEGTTPRTVKVTTDTGVEFDAVVRIDTPGEADYYRNGGIMQYVLRSLIRK, encoded by the coding sequence GTGTCGGCGAACAGCTTCGACGCCCGCAGCACGCTGCAGGTGGGCGACGAGTCGTACGAGATCTTCCGGCTGGACAAGGTGGAGGGCTCGGCCCGCCTGCCCTACAGCCTCAAGGTCCTGCTGGAGAACCTGCTCCGCACCGAGGACGGCGCGAACATCACCGCCGACCACATCCGCGCCCTCGGCAACTGGGACTCCCAGGCCCAGCCGTCGCAGGAGATCCAGTTCACGCCGGCCCGCGTGATCATGCAGGACTTCACCGGCGTGCCCTGTGTCGTGGACCTCGCCACCATGCGCGAGGCCGTCAAGGAGCTGGGCGGCGACCCGGCGAAGATCAACCCGCTGGCGCCGGCCGAGCTGGTCATCGACCACTCCGTCATCGCCGACAAGTTCGGCACGAACGACGCCTTCAAGGTCAACGTCGAGCTGGAGTACGGCCGCAACAAGGAGCGTTACCAGTTCCTGCGCTGGGGCCAGACCGCCTTCGACGAGTTCAAGGTCGTCCCCCCGGGCACCGGCATCGTCCACCAGGTCAACATCGAGCACCTCGCCCGCGTGGTGATGGTCCGTGACGGCAAGGCCTACCCGGACACCCTGGTCGGCACCGACTCCCACACCACGATGGTCAACGGCCTCGGCGTCCTCGGCTGGGGCGTCGGCGGCATCGAGGCCGAGGCCGCGATGCTCGGCCAGCCGGTCTCCATGCTCATCCCGCGCGTCGTCGGCTTCAAGCTCACCGGTGAGCTCCAGCCGGGCACCACCGCCACCGACCTCGTGCTCACCATCACCGAGATGCTGCGCAAGCACGGTGTGGTCGGCAAGTTCGTCGAGTTCTACGGCGAGGGCGTGGCCGCCACCTCGCTCGCCAACCGCGCCACCATCGGCAACATGTCGCCGGAGTTCGGCTCCACCGCCGCGATCTTCCCCGTAGACGACGAGACCCTGAACTACCTGCGCCTGACCGGCCGCTCCGACCAGCAGGTCGCGCTCGTCGAGGCCTACGCCAAGCAGCAGGGCCTCTGGCTGGACCCGAAGGCCGAGCCGGACTTCTCCGAGAAGCTCGAGCTGGACCTGTCCACGGTCGTCCCCTCGATCGCCGGCCCGAAGCGCCCGCAGGACCGCATCGTCCTCGCGAACGCCGCCGAGCAGTTCAAGCAGGACGTCCGCAATTACGTCGACGTCGTGGACGAGGCCGGCCAGGAGTCCTTCCCGGCCTCCGACGCCCCGGCCGTCGCCCCCAACGGTGCCCCGTCGAACCCGGTCCCGGTGACCGCCCCCGACGGCACCACCTACGAGCTGGACCACGGCGCCGTCACCGTGGCCGCCATCACCTCCTGCACCAACACCTCGAACCCCTACGTCATGGTCGCCGCCGCCCTGGTGGCCAAGAAGGCGGTCGAGAAGGGCCTGACCCGCAAGCCGTGGGTCAAGACCACCCTCGCCCCGGGTTCGAAGGTCGTCACCGACTACTTCGACAAGGCGGGCCTGACCCCGTACCTGGACAAGGTCGGCTTCAACCTGGTCGGTTACGGCTGCACCACCTGCATCGGCAACTCCGGCCCGCTGCCGGAGGAGGTCTCCAAGGCCGTCAACGACCACGACCTCGCGGTCACCTCGGTCCTCTCCGGCAACCGGAACTTCGAGGGCCGTATCAACCCCGACGTCAAGATGAACTACCTGGCGTCCCCGCCGCTGGTCGTCGCCTACGCCATCGCGGGCTCCATGAAGGTGGACATCACCAAGGAAGCGCTGGGCGCCGACCAGGACGGCAACCCGGTCTACCTGAAGGACATCTGGCCCTCCGAGGCCGAGGTCAACGACGTCGTCGCCAACGCCATCGGCGAGGACATGTTCTCCAAGTCCTACAGCGACGTCTTCGCCGGCGACGCCCAGTGGCAGTCCCTCCCGGTCCCGACCGGCAACACCTTCGAGTGGGACCCGGAGTCCACCTACGTCCGCAAGCCCCCGTACTTCGAGGGCATGGGCATGGAGCCGGCCCCGGTCGAGGACATCACCGGCGCCCGCGTCCTGGCCAAGCTGGGCGACTCGGTCACCACCGACCACATCTCCCCGGCCGGTGCGATCAAGGCCGACACCCCGGCCGGCAAGTACCTCACCGAGCACGGCGTCGAGCGCCGCGACTTCAACTCCTACGGTTCCCGCCGCGGCAACCACGAGGTGATGATCCGGGGTACGTTCGCCAACATCCGCCTGCGCAACCAGATCGCGCCGGGCACCGAGGGCGGCTACACCCGCGACTTCACGCAGGACGGCGGCCCGGTCTCCTTCATCTACGACGCCTCGCAGAACTACCAGGCCGCCGGCATTCCGCTGGTCGTCCTGGCCGGCAAGGAGTACGGCTCCGGCTCGTCCCGCGACTGGGCGGCCAAGGGCACCGCGCTCCTCGGCGTCAAGGCCGTCATCGCCGAGTCGTACGAGCGTATCCACCGCTCGAACCTCATCGGCATGGGCGTCCTGCCGCTCCAGTTCCCGGAGGGCCAGTCCGCCGCGAGCCTCGGCCTGACCGGTGAGGAG